In Deltaproteobacteria bacterium, a single window of DNA contains:
- a CDS encoding nucleotidyltransferase family protein produces the protein MLLPVFDALDGAGVRYCHWKSNRNLASALRGDTDLDLLVHRGDAARFRSIVELAGFRPTRSSGHPSIANYYGLDEESGKLVDLHVYYRTITGATIKNYHLPVESMLLEGARRTEHGVYLPARSAELVLFVIRKTLDYAVLSEALRPRQWKRNAEELGWLSEGVGEEEVAALLREHLPTIDFAFFQQLRDSIRSDTSRVRRFLLGRALASRLRPHLRYRSPLAIVLRTRHLCTRVWLALRRARRTETLLSGGAVVGVVGSDGSGKSTLVREVSRWLGGFLSVATVHGGKPPPTPATLAPRALLPLLRRLVPRYRLSRLEAGSATGLETLPRGHLLILHALRAVMLGYERKRLLVRAHRRAAGGTIVIADRYPTRQPGVPEGPSLHFLLEDARLLYRWLARVEERLYRSIPPPDLILSLNVPLEVAIQRNLTRAKPGGPEPTEYLRRRHAQCSNLDFAGVPVHRVHTDGSLDHTLRSVKTFIWRTL, from the coding sequence GTGCTGCTGCCCGTCTTTGATGCGCTGGACGGGGCCGGCGTGCGCTATTGCCATTGGAAGAGCAACCGCAATCTGGCCAGCGCTCTGCGTGGCGATACCGACCTGGACCTCCTGGTTCATCGAGGCGACGCGGCCCGGTTCCGCTCGATCGTAGAGCTCGCGGGTTTCCGGCCCACCAGGAGCAGCGGCCATCCGTCGATCGCCAACTACTACGGCCTGGACGAAGAGAGCGGCAAGCTCGTCGACCTCCACGTCTACTACCGGACCATCACCGGGGCCACGATCAAGAACTACCATCTGCCGGTGGAGAGCATGTTGCTCGAGGGAGCACGGCGGACGGAACACGGGGTCTACCTCCCCGCCCGCAGCGCCGAGCTCGTGCTGTTCGTCATCCGCAAGACCCTCGACTACGCGGTGCTGAGCGAAGCGCTCCGACCCCGGCAATGGAAGAGGAACGCGGAGGAGCTCGGGTGGTTGAGCGAAGGGGTCGGCGAGGAGGAGGTCGCGGCTCTGCTGCGCGAGCACCTTCCGACCATCGACTTCGCGTTCTTCCAGCAGCTCCGAGATTCCATACGGTCGGATACATCCAGGGTCCGTCGCTTCCTGCTCGGCCGCGCGCTGGCATCCCGGCTGCGACCCCATCTCCGGTATCGATCCCCCCTCGCCATCGTCCTCCGGACCCGCCACCTCTGCACGAGGGTCTGGCTTGCGCTGCGGCGCGCGCGGCGGACCGAGACACTCCTCTCCGGGGGCGCCGTCGTGGGGGTGGTCGGCTCGGACGGCTCGGGGAAGTCCACGCTGGTCCGCGAGGTGAGCCGCTGGTTGGGAGGGTTCCTGTCGGTGGCAACCGTGCACGGGGGGAAGCCGCCCCCCACGCCGGCGACGCTCGCGCCACGCGCGCTCCTGCCGCTGCTGCGGCGGCTCGTGCCGAGGTATCGCCTCTCCCGCCTCGAGGCGGGAAGCGCGACGGGGCTCGAGACGCTGCCGCGCGGGCACCTGCTCATCCTCCACGCGCTCCGCGCCGTGATGCTCGGCTACGAGCGGAAGCGGCTGCTGGTGCGCGCCCACCGCAGGGCCGCAGGCGGCACCATCGTCATCGCCGACCGCTACCCGACCCGGCAGCCGGGTGTGCCCGAGGGTCCCAGCCTGCACTTCCTGCTCGAGGACGCCCGGCTGCTCTACCGGTGGCTCGCCCGGGTGGAGGAGCGGCTCTACCGCTCCATCCCGCCACCCGATCTGATCCTGTCGCTGAACGTCCCGCTCGAGGTCGCCATCCAACGCAACCTGACGCGAGCCAAGCCGGGCGGGCCCGAGCCGACGGAGTACCTGCGCCGTCGCCACGCGCAGTGCTCGAACCTCGATTTCGCGGGGGTGCCAGTGCACCGAGTCCACACGGACGGGAGCCTCGATCACACCCTGCGATCGGTGAAGACGTTCATCTGGAGGACGCTGTGA